In one window of Poriferisphaera corsica DNA:
- a CDS encoding ABC1 kinase family protein — protein MPLSNLKSTVRNAKRYADIAHVLLRYGFGDILASTGLNRFLKSNGDDKDPSSKTATPPEKNNISDLAELPRPVRMRRAMEELGPTFIKLGQILSTRGDLLDSQWIDELKKLQDECPPFPYNEVEAILKDEFGDQLFKIFKYISPQPLAAASVAQVHRATLANNTKVVIKVLRPNIREVLEADMSILETVAKMLEKHDHSLGFSPTEVVQEFAQEIHKEVNLTNEGRAADRLSKYFAENPNIFFPEIFWHATTRNILTMKEVHGLRLSQYKQGDLTKKQLQRVLANCADAVFQQCLEFGFFHADPHTGNIFVLDNQKVCFIDCGMVGQIDKRTAEQLGDLVSAVIDQNTEKVIRAVALLVDLDPDVADQRKFRSDVTEFIGHFRINEIAELNLGNLLGEFFDLLRRYNIKCPSDLVFLIKAMTTIEGVAEQLDPTFDLVGHVEPHLTKLIKQRISPTAIRHRIQRTISRYIDIIEDAPSDILGLLNHLRHNQFTINFELAKLEQLDNTIEHASRSTSQALIIAALLIASSMLILSDRIAQGTGYLLGFGVLGYILAFIMVSWLFVTTHFRKRK, from the coding sequence ATGCCCCTGAGCAATCTCAAATCGACTGTCCGAAATGCCAAGCGATACGCCGACATCGCCCATGTACTCTTGCGCTACGGCTTCGGCGATATCCTCGCCTCAACAGGCCTCAACCGATTTCTAAAATCCAATGGCGACGACAAAGATCCATCAAGCAAAACTGCCACACCACCTGAAAAAAACAATATCTCCGACCTCGCTGAACTCCCCCGACCAGTCCGTATGCGACGTGCGATGGAAGAACTCGGCCCCACCTTCATCAAGCTCGGCCAAATCCTCTCCACACGCGGCGATCTGCTAGACAGCCAGTGGATTGATGAACTTAAAAAACTACAGGATGAATGCCCCCCATTCCCATACAACGAAGTTGAAGCCATCCTCAAAGATGAGTTCGGCGATCAGCTCTTTAAAATCTTCAAGTATATCTCACCTCAACCCCTCGCCGCTGCTTCAGTCGCGCAAGTACATCGCGCAACCCTTGCCAACAACACCAAAGTCGTCATTAAAGTACTAAGACCCAATATCCGTGAAGTCCTTGAAGCCGATATGAGTATTCTCGAAACAGTCGCGAAAATGCTCGAAAAGCATGACCATTCTCTCGGCTTTTCCCCGACCGAAGTCGTCCAAGAATTTGCTCAAGAAATCCACAAAGAGGTCAACCTCACCAATGAGGGCCGTGCCGCCGATCGACTCAGCAAATACTTTGCAGAAAATCCAAATATTTTCTTCCCCGAAATTTTTTGGCATGCCACAACCCGAAACATTCTCACCATGAAGGAAGTCCATGGCCTGCGACTCTCTCAATACAAACAAGGCGATCTCACAAAAAAGCAACTTCAACGAGTCCTCGCCAATTGCGCCGATGCCGTCTTCCAGCAATGTCTTGAATTTGGCTTCTTTCACGCCGACCCGCACACCGGCAATATCTTCGTCCTCGATAACCAGAAAGTATGCTTCATTGACTGCGGCATGGTCGGCCAAATCGACAAACGCACCGCGGAGCAACTCGGCGATCTTGTCTCAGCCGTCATTGACCAAAACACCGAAAAAGTGATACGCGCCGTCGCACTACTCGTCGACCTCGATCCTGACGTTGCCGACCAACGCAAATTCCGATCTGACGTCACAGAATTCATTGGCCATTTTCGTATCAATGAAATCGCTGAACTCAACCTCGGCAATCTGCTCGGCGAGTTCTTTGACCTCCTACGACGATACAACATCAAATGCCCTTCCGATCTCGTCTTCCTCATCAAAGCCATGACCACAATCGAAGGGGTCGCCGAGCAACTCGACCCAACCTTCGACCTCGTCGGCCACGTCGAACCTCATCTCACCAAACTCATCAAACAACGCATTTCACCAACTGCCATTCGCCATCGAATTCAGCGCACAATCTCTCGTTACATCGACATCATCGAAGACGCACCCTCCGACATTCTCGGCCTGCTCAATCATCTCAGACACAACCAATTCACTATCAACTTTGAACTCGCCAAACTTGAGCAATTAGACAACACCATCGAACACGCCTCCCGCTCAACCTCCCAAGCACTGATCATCGCGGCACTTCTCATCGCATCATCCATGCTCATACTCTCCGATCGAATCGCACAAGGCACAGGTTACCTCCTCGGCTTCGGAGTCTTGGGATACATCCTCGCCTTCATCATGGTCTC
- the fliD gene encoding flagellar filament capping protein FliD, which produces MGQITTSVGLISGIDSGALIDQLIQLDSKPKTLIEQKNLKIDTQKTAYQTVNAQLLALKGQSSNLGLPTTFNATLASTSNESVLTATTSKTAVPGNYSFIVKQLVASQQTVTKGFGAKDDDLGLTNTMTFEPGGARLDSTSKLSAMNGGEGVERGVIRVTDRSGNAAFIDLGTAVTVDDVVDTINNTLGVNVIASITQDGLTIRDNTGSTSGSLIIEDVGKTKTATSLGIKDSVASDTLVGSSINRVGRNTLLSDLNDGNGIHMNQDETDDFRIKTNSGEFTVDLGKATTLGDVIDKINEAATTAGISVTADISADGTGLALNDGTGSGTDFRVNVINGSQAAVDLGIEGYDADGDGVMSDRLIASINSKLLKNINGGDGITNGWVGLTGSTSLSLLNNGEGIKTSGNSDADLTITDRDGDSYAIDIDGLSTIQELIDHVESETGGVILLSFSDGHLIADDDSGGSGEFQIESTSGSVATAESLGLAAAKTEDTITGLDLSNLQPNNNSGMGIVRIKNAAGDTKDVDLSAARSVSDVARLINESGAGVEVKINNNGNGLQIEDKSGGSGALEISDVSGKVAESFNLNGTHTSRLVDGGNVQMQYISEATTLESLGVTRGKFKITDSSGRTATVDLTQGNEVTLADVISEINSRGLKIQASINENGDGILLRDMGPGTVKIKVEEDGSSTASDLGFLGEAAEPGEDLDGSFEKKIEVEATDSLQEIATKINDANLNMRATIINDGSGNAPFRLSMTTREPGTDGAFVFDDGGAGFNAFNLAEAQDAVVFYGTGDAADALAVTSSSNTIKNLVPGVTIDLKSTSTSPIQVTIAEDNEAIRGSVKGFVDAFNDMLATINKYDTYDADTNTRGLLFGDSATSQITRSIYNSVLYGNPEVPGRYHSLSEVGVTVGSGGKLRFDATKFDEAIQEDRDAVIDLFTWRQTEKVDEDGDGEKDEEKLIASGIGVELDLLIKRLSDKDSSPIERAIGILDAQKKLNDQKIKDLDARLAAKRERLVRDFTNMEKSLAKMQGQTSSISQIQSITTNNSK; this is translated from the coding sequence ATGGGCCAGATTACTACTAGTGTCGGTTTGATCAGTGGTATTGATTCCGGAGCGCTGATTGACCAGTTAATTCAGCTTGATTCGAAGCCCAAGACGCTGATTGAGCAGAAGAACCTGAAGATTGATACGCAGAAGACGGCGTATCAGACTGTCAATGCGCAGTTGTTGGCATTGAAAGGACAGTCCTCGAATCTAGGCTTACCAACTACTTTCAACGCGACGTTAGCGAGCACATCAAATGAGAGTGTGTTGACCGCAACGACATCAAAAACAGCGGTGCCAGGTAATTATTCATTTATCGTAAAGCAATTAGTGGCGAGTCAGCAGACGGTCACAAAGGGTTTTGGTGCGAAAGATGATGACTTGGGTTTAACCAATACGATGACGTTTGAGCCGGGCGGCGCGAGGTTGGATTCGACATCGAAATTGAGTGCGATGAATGGTGGTGAAGGTGTTGAGCGTGGGGTAATTCGTGTGACCGACCGATCGGGGAACGCGGCATTCATTGATTTGGGGACAGCGGTGACAGTGGATGATGTCGTCGACACGATCAATAACACATTGGGTGTGAATGTTATTGCCAGTATTACACAGGACGGTCTGACGATTCGTGATAATACCGGTAGCACATCGGGCAGTCTTATTATTGAGGATGTTGGTAAGACGAAAACAGCGACGAGTCTGGGTATCAAGGATTCTGTGGCGAGTGATACGCTTGTAGGGAGCAGTATCAACCGTGTTGGGCGAAATACGTTGCTATCAGATCTGAATGATGGCAACGGGATTCATATGAATCAAGATGAGACGGATGATTTTCGAATCAAGACAAACAGTGGTGAATTTACGGTTGATTTAGGGAAGGCGACGACGCTTGGGGATGTGATCGATAAGATCAATGAGGCAGCCACGACAGCAGGTATTAGTGTGACGGCTGATATCAGCGCGGATGGTACGGGGTTGGCATTGAACGATGGGACTGGGAGTGGAACCGATTTTCGTGTGAATGTTATAAATGGTTCGCAGGCTGCGGTTGATCTTGGTATTGAGGGATATGATGCAGATGGCGACGGTGTGATGAGTGACCGTTTGATTGCTTCGATCAACTCAAAGTTATTAAAGAATATCAATGGTGGTGATGGGATTACCAATGGATGGGTGGGCTTAACTGGCTCGACAAGTTTGAGTTTGCTCAACAATGGGGAAGGGATAAAAACGAGTGGTAATAGTGATGCAGATCTTACGATTACTGATCGGGATGGGGATTCGTATGCGATCGATATTGATGGTTTGTCGACCATACAAGAATTGATTGATCATGTTGAGAGTGAGACTGGCGGGGTGATTTTGTTGTCATTTAGTGATGGGCATTTAATCGCGGATGATGATAGCGGTGGCTCGGGTGAATTTCAGATCGAGTCGACTTCGGGGAGTGTTGCGACTGCTGAGAGCTTGGGACTAGCGGCGGCGAAGACAGAGGATACGATCACAGGTTTGGATTTGAGTAACCTACAGCCAAATAATAATAGTGGCATGGGGATTGTTCGGATCAAGAATGCGGCAGGGGATACAAAAGATGTTGATTTAAGTGCTGCGCGTAGTGTGAGTGATGTTGCACGGTTGATTAATGAAAGCGGAGCAGGGGTTGAGGTTAAGATCAATAATAATGGTAATGGCCTACAAATCGAGGATAAATCGGGTGGAAGCGGAGCTTTAGAAATTTCCGATGTGAGTGGTAAGGTTGCGGAAAGTTTCAATCTAAATGGGACGCATACGAGTCGTTTGGTGGATGGTGGTAATGTACAGATGCAATACATTTCTGAAGCCACGACACTTGAAAGCTTGGGTGTTACACGCGGTAAATTTAAGATCACAGATAGTAGTGGCAGGACAGCAACGGTTGACTTGACGCAGGGTAATGAAGTGACATTGGCGGATGTGATTAGTGAGATTAATAGCCGCGGTTTGAAGATTCAGGCTTCAATTAATGAAAATGGTGATGGGATACTTTTAAGGGATATGGGGCCGGGGACTGTAAAGATTAAGGTTGAGGAGGATGGATCCAGTACAGCATCTGATTTAGGGTTTTTAGGTGAGGCTGCGGAACCTGGGGAGGATTTGGATGGCAGTTTTGAGAAGAAAATTGAAGTCGAAGCGACCGATTCGTTGCAAGAAATTGCGACGAAAATCAATGATGCAAATTTGAACATGCGTGCAACAATCATCAATGATGGTTCGGGTAACGCACCGTTCCGTCTGAGTATGACGACACGTGAGCCGGGCACTGATGGTGCATTTGTTTTTGATGATGGTGGTGCAGGCTTTAATGCGTTTAATCTTGCTGAAGCACAGGATGCGGTCGTGTTTTATGGTACGGGCGATGCGGCTGATGCATTGGCTGTTACATCAAGCAGTAATACGATCAAGAATCTGGTTCCGGGTGTGACGATTGACTTGAAATCGACTAGTACATCACCAATTCAGGTGACAATCGCTGAGGATAATGAAGCAATCAGAGGCTCGGTGAAAGGTTTTGTTGACGCGTTTAATGATATGCTAGCCACAATCAATAAGTATGATACGTATGATGCGGATACAAATACACGCGGTTTGTTGTTTGGTGATTCTGCAACGTCACAGATAACACGATCAATTTATAACTCAGTACTTTACGGGAATCCGGAAGTGCCGGGCCGCTATCACTCATTATCAGAGGTTGGTGTGACGGTCGGTTCAGGAGGGAAGTTGAGGTTTGATGCAACGAAGTTTGATGAGGCGATTCAGGAGGATCGTGATGCGGTGATCGATCTGTTCACATGGAGGCAAACAGAAAAGGTTGATGAAGATGGTGATGGTGAGAAAGATGAAGAAAAACTGATCGCATCTGGCATCGGGGTGGAGCTTGATTTACTGATAAAACGTTTGTCAGATAAAGATTCCAGCCCGATTGAACGCGCCATTGGTATTTTAGACGCACAAAAGAAACTCAATGATCAGAAAATCAAAGATTTGGACGCGAGGTTGGCAGCGAAAAGAGAAAGGCTCGTTCGAGATTTTACCAATATGGAAAAGTCCTTAGCGAAGATGCAAGGGCAAACATCATCAATTTCTCAAATTCAATCAATAACTACGAATAACTCGAAATAA
- the fliS gene encoding flagellar export chaperone FliS — protein sequence MNQTGQNPYLRTKILTASPHELRLLLFDGAIRFCNQAKKAIDEKDFDTSYHSIMKAEKIILELSSSLNHDVNPDVTEKMVALYNYMYRRLIDANMSRDLETIDEVIKLLQYERETWQMLVNKVQSGAKPAAAPKQAMGGYGQMTSAQQTAISSYSHSA from the coding sequence ATGAATCAAACAGGCCAGAATCCTTATCTACGCACAAAGATACTCACAGCCAGTCCGCATGAACTGCGGTTGCTGTTGTTTGATGGTGCGATTCGTTTCTGCAATCAGGCGAAAAAGGCAATCGATGAAAAAGATTTCGATACAAGCTATCACAGCATTATGAAAGCTGAAAAGATTATTCTTGAGCTTTCTAGTAGCCTGAATCATGATGTGAATCCTGATGTGACCGAAAAAATGGTTGCGCTGTATAACTACATGTATCGTCGGCTAATTGATGCGAATATGTCACGTGATCTTGAAACGATTGACGAAGTCATCAAGCTGCTTCAATATGAACGTGAAACATGGCAAATGTTGGTCAATAAGGTTCAAAGCGGTGCTAAGCCTGCGGCTGCACCTAAACAGGCGATGGGTGGTTACGGACAGATGACAAGTGCTCAGCAAACCGCGATTAGCAGCTATTCACACAGTGCGTGA
- the trpS gene encoding tryptophan--tRNA ligase encodes MKRVLSGLQPSGQLHVGNYAGAIQQFVQLQDSHEMYVFIASYHALTSSRDANELRQNIRQVVIDYVAFGLDPAKTNIYLQQDVPQVTELSWLLSCICPKHMMDKATSYKDKVAKGLAASIGLYTYPVLQAADILAVDADLVPVGEDQRQHIEITRDLASKFNHYYGDVFKLPDAMIREEAGVVPGVDGQKMSKSYGNTLDPFMDEKPLRKRIMKIKTDSLGVDDPKDPDTCTVYQIFRALAGPDSEQTQALASRYRNGGMGYGEAKQTLFEFILEHFRDARSKRLELTNDPGYIEQVLKDGAEAANKIIGNVTDRARKAAGL; translated from the coding sequence ATGAAGCGAGTATTATCAGGTTTACAACCCTCGGGGCAGCTGCATGTCGGCAACTATGCCGGTGCGATCCAGCAGTTCGTGCAGCTCCAGGATTCGCATGAAATGTACGTGTTTATCGCGTCCTATCATGCACTTACATCATCACGCGATGCGAACGAACTCCGCCAGAACATCCGCCAGGTTGTCATTGATTACGTCGCATTCGGGCTCGACCCAGCTAAGACAAACATCTACCTACAACAGGATGTTCCGCAGGTCACCGAATTGAGTTGGTTGCTCTCCTGTATTTGCCCTAAGCATATGATGGACAAAGCCACCAGTTATAAGGACAAAGTGGCCAAAGGTCTCGCCGCCTCCATCGGCCTCTACACATATCCAGTTCTACAAGCAGCAGATATCTTGGCAGTGGATGCGGACCTTGTCCCGGTGGGTGAAGATCAGCGTCAGCATATCGAAATCACTCGCGACCTAGCTTCCAAGTTCAATCACTACTACGGCGACGTATTCAAGCTGCCAGATGCGATGATTCGCGAAGAAGCGGGCGTCGTGCCCGGCGTAGATGGTCAGAAAATGAGCAAATCTTACGGCAACACACTCGACCCCTTCATGGATGAAAAACCTCTTCGCAAACGCATTATGAAAATCAAAACTGATTCGCTTGGCGTAGATGACCCCAAAGATCCCGACACCTGCACCGTCTATCAAATCTTCCGCGCACTCGCAGGCCCCGATTCTGAACAGACCCAAGCCCTTGCATCTCGCTACCGCAACGGCGGCATGGGCTACGGCGAAGCGAAACAAACACTCTTCGAATTCATCCTCGAACACTTTCGTGATGCACGCTCCAAGCGTCTGGAACTCACAAACGATCCCGGCTACATTGAGCAAGTACTCAAAGACGGAGCCGAAGCAGCCAATAAAATTATTGGCAATGTGACTGATCGGGCTCGCAAGGCGGCTGGCTTATAG
- a CDS encoding DUF3568 family protein has translation MKRLSAVLMLVLVCASGSGCVALALAGIAGAAGMGVAFYMGEYEGYLAANPPQITDAAGDVLRGMGVKIETEASSWDRGKITGLMGNEDEVVIKIRKKSEQMSQVAVRVGVFGDERTSAKLYNQIKARLQSD, from the coding sequence ATGAAACGATTATCAGCGGTACTGATGTTGGTGTTGGTGTGTGCGAGCGGCAGTGGTTGTGTTGCCCTAGCATTAGCGGGGATTGCCGGCGCTGCGGGGATGGGTGTGGCTTTCTATATGGGGGAATATGAAGGCTATTTAGCTGCGAACCCACCACAGATCACGGATGCTGCGGGCGATGTGCTGCGAGGCATGGGTGTGAAAATTGAAACAGAAGCTTCCAGTTGGGATCGCGGCAAAATCACCGGTCTGATGGGCAACGAAGATGAAGTCGTTATTAAGATCCGTAAGAAGTCTGAGCAGATGAGCCAGGTCGCTGTTCGCGTCGGTGTATTTGGTGACGAACGCACAAGCGCTAAGCTCTATAATCAAATTAAAGCACGGCTGCAATCAGACTAA
- a CDS encoding phosphoribosylanthranilate isomerase, whose amino-acid sequence MSRTRIKICGIRDEQMANIAAQAGADAIGLVFVEKSPRNIAIDTARQIVQSLPPLVEPIGLFVDEDADHVRHVAEQVGINTVQLHGRESMDDVLALDNLTVLKAVTFSNDPQKLEELIDEWSDPPSHLKALLWDADASDANEGLLGGTGHRFDWDAFAKLIYSGKIDRLPKPILAGGLNPDNVAHAIEIVQPYAVDVSSGVESSRGIKDPDLIVQFCEQSQQAKCD is encoded by the coding sequence ATGTCTCGAACCCGAATCAAAATCTGCGGCATACGCGATGAGCAAATGGCCAATATCGCTGCCCAAGCAGGTGCAGATGCGATTGGATTGGTTTTTGTAGAAAAGTCACCTCGCAACATCGCTATCGATACCGCTAGACAGATTGTTCAATCGCTCCCGCCATTGGTTGAGCCGATTGGCTTATTTGTGGATGAAGACGCGGACCATGTAAGACATGTAGCCGAGCAGGTTGGAATTAATACCGTTCAATTACATGGCCGCGAATCCATGGATGACGTCTTAGCACTTGATAATTTGACGGTCCTCAAAGCAGTGACGTTTTCTAACGATCCCCAAAAACTCGAGGAACTGATCGACGAATGGAGCGACCCGCCTTCTCACCTTAAGGCACTGCTCTGGGATGCTGATGCAAGCGATGCGAATGAAGGACTGCTTGGCGGCACTGGCCATCGCTTTGACTGGGACGCGTTCGCCAAGCTAATCTACAGCGGCAAGATAGATAGGTTGCCCAAACCGATTCTCGCAGGCGGATTAAACCCCGACAATGTTGCTCATGCAATCGAGATTGTCCAGCCCTATGCGGTTGATGTATCAAGCGGCGTCGAATCATCACGCGGCATCAAAGACCCTGATCTGATCGTTCAATTCTGTGAACAATCTCAACAAGCTAAATGCGACTAA
- a CDS encoding ATP-dependent helicase yields the protein MSNDAFDAPLTDEPYEIPSGKRNLLEGLTEPQVQAVTTTEGALLVLAGPGSGKTRVITSRIAYLMLECGIPPWNILAITFTNKAAGEMRERVSQVVSQRQSDAATISTFHSLCARIIRIYSDKIGLPASYSIYDSSDQQRAVKRALEELEINTKNFPPASVLSAISNAKNELQNASAFEAMAGDFYTKKIAQIYKKYESILNQSHALDFDDLLMKTVQLFREHPIVLAELQERYQYIMIDEYQDTNHAQFMIANALAARHKNICATGDPDQSIYGWRGANIQNILDFESHYPDAQTVRLEQNYRSTKTILAAADALIQSNTARKHKELWTDNEQGHLIECLTCRDSRHEARQIVQEFEKLNSDERIPWGSMAVFYRMNSLSRVMEDAFRDSGIPYQIARGTAFYDRKEIKDAIAYLRTIVNPADEINLLRIINTPARGISDKTVKTAQAQAVASNRSVIEVLSQPEQIPGLNTRAINSVNKFLDQLREWRRLIGLNETATLAAGYMSLPDFVEQVLEGSGLATFYKNDKSDPDRERLANLSELVNSAQQFTEDFLEEFIIDDEAADDAPASQQLLGFLERIALVSDVDAIESDQGSVTLMTLHAAKGLEFNAVAMIGVEDGLLPHERSQNDDNELEEERRLCFVGITRAMKRLILSNARYRTVFGQTMPTMKSRFFKELPEELCEQIDLSDGGFGDTSSDSSSSWGQTSSSARDSKYQVGMLVRHPKFGLGRIQQVSSSGGHTKASVAFNQYGVKPLILEYAKLEIVDMNDDLPF from the coding sequence ATGTCGAACGATGCTTTTGATGCCCCACTAACTGATGAACCCTACGAAATCCCGTCGGGTAAGCGTAATCTTCTTGAAGGACTCACTGAACCTCAGGTTCAGGCTGTCACCACGACCGAAGGTGCGTTGCTTGTTTTGGCCGGCCCCGGATCAGGCAAGACGCGGGTTATTACGAGCCGTATCGCGTACCTGATGCTTGAGTGCGGTATCCCGCCTTGGAATATTCTTGCGATTACTTTTACGAATAAGGCGGCCGGCGAGATGCGTGAACGTGTCAGCCAAGTCGTCAGCCAGCGACAAAGTGACGCGGCCACAATCAGCACATTCCACAGCTTATGTGCCCGCATCATCCGTATCTATTCAGACAAGATTGGCTTGCCTGCTTCGTATTCGATCTACGATTCTTCTGACCAACAACGAGCCGTCAAGCGCGCTCTTGAAGAACTGGAAATCAACACAAAGAATTTCCCTCCTGCGAGTGTTTTAAGCGCGATCAGTAACGCAAAAAATGAGCTCCAGAACGCGAGCGCATTTGAAGCGATGGCGGGTGATTTTTATACAAAAAAAATCGCCCAAATTTACAAGAAATACGAGAGTATTCTTAATCAAAGCCACGCCCTGGATTTTGATGATCTGTTGATGAAAACGGTCCAGCTTTTCCGCGAACATCCGATCGTGCTCGCAGAATTACAAGAGCGGTATCAGTACATCATGATCGATGAATATCAGGATACGAATCATGCTCAATTCATGATCGCCAATGCGCTCGCAGCCCGACATAAGAATATCTGTGCAACGGGTGATCCTGACCAGTCTATTTACGGTTGGCGTGGCGCGAATATTCAGAACATACTCGATTTTGAATCGCATTACCCTGATGCGCAAACTGTTCGGCTTGAGCAGAATTATCGTTCCACGAAAACGATTCTTGCCGCGGCAGATGCGCTGATCCAGTCCAATACAGCACGCAAGCATAAAGAACTCTGGACAGATAATGAGCAGGGCCATCTAATCGAATGTCTTACTTGCCGTGATTCACGTCATGAAGCAAGACAGATCGTACAAGAATTTGAGAAGCTTAATAGCGATGAACGCATTCCTTGGGGGAGCATGGCTGTCTTCTATCGCATGAATAGTTTATCTCGCGTGATGGAAGATGCATTCCGAGATTCGGGGATTCCATATCAGATTGCCCGGGGTACAGCGTTCTATGACCGTAAGGAAATCAAGGACGCTATTGCGTACCTGAGAACGATCGTCAACCCAGCGGATGAAATCAATCTGTTGCGTATTATCAATACACCTGCACGTGGTATCAGCGATAAAACGGTCAAGACAGCACAAGCTCAGGCTGTTGCCAGCAACCGCTCAGTCATCGAAGTTCTCAGCCAACCCGAACAAATCCCCGGCTTGAACACGCGTGCTATAAACAGTGTGAATAAATTCCTGGATCAACTGCGTGAATGGCGTCGCCTGATTGGTCTGAATGAAACCGCAACATTAGCCGCGGGATATATGTCGTTGCCAGATTTTGTTGAGCAAGTGCTTGAAGGTTCGGGGCTGGCGACTTTCTATAAGAACGACAAGTCAGACCCAGATCGTGAACGTCTGGCTAACCTCAGCGAACTTGTCAATAGTGCGCAGCAATTCACCGAGGACTTTCTTGAAGAATTCATCATCGATGATGAAGCGGCAGATGACGCCCCTGCAAGCCAGCAATTGCTAGGCTTCTTGGAACGAATCGCATTAGTCAGTGATGTCGATGCAATTGAATCTGACCAAGGATCAGTCACGCTGATGACACTGCATGCAGCGAAAGGGCTTGAGTTTAATGCTGTCGCAATGATCGGTGTTGAGGATGGTTTATTACCACACGAACGGTCGCAAAACGATGACAATGAATTGGAAGAGGAACGGCGTCTATGTTTTGTAGGCATAACGCGTGCTATGAAACGGCTAATTCTTTCAAACGCACGCTACCGAACGGTTTTTGGCCAAACAATGCCAACGATGAAAAGCCGTTTTTTCAAAGAACTACCTGAAGAGCTTTGCGAACAGATCGATCTTTCAGATGGCGGCTTCGGTGATACGTCATCTGATTCAAGCTCATCTTGGGGGCAAACATCGTCAAGTGCACGCGACAGTAAATATCAAGTCGGCATGCTGGTCCGTCATCCGAAGTTTGGCCTAGGGCGAATCCAGCAGGTGTCAAGTTCGGGTGGCCATACGAAAGCTTCAGTTGCTTTTAATCAGTATGGCGTAAAACCACTGATTCTTGAGTATGCAAAACTTGAAATTGTCGATATGAATGATGATCTGCCATTTTAA
- a CDS encoding NAD-dependent epimerase/dehydratase family protein, translated as MRSEPRHHKKRDALILGCGYLGRILAKKIIENPLYENVYGLVRKQTSGKQISQLGVRAIIGDILQPMTLYPINRLWGKASENPDRRVDIFYMIPPGRENAEEALHEGITNVCNVMSQFKSHIQQSILVSSTAVYGQSDGELIDADTEAKPNNQRAQWLLDAEQTWLASGNNFSVVRLAGIYGPRRIIGMSAIQAGSPLIGDRDAYLNLIHVEDAADLLIQIMKQDRLANRIELGCDGHPIQRKQYYATLARLIAAPEPEAISNETAAARFGLNLERLKRSSSKQLSNEITCQRTGWTPRYTDFVEGIRDSLLASRQ; from the coding sequence ATGAGAAGTGAACCCCGACATCATAAAAAACGAGATGCGCTCATTTTGGGCTGCGGGTATCTCGGGCGGATTTTGGCAAAGAAAATTATCGAAAATCCGCTATATGAAAATGTCTATGGTCTCGTGCGCAAACAAACAAGCGGCAAGCAAATATCGCAGTTGGGCGTTCGCGCTATTATTGGCGATATCCTGCAACCCATGACACTCTATCCGATCAATAGGCTTTGGGGCAAAGCCTCTGAGAATCCTGACAGACGGGTTGATATTTTTTATATGATCCCGCCTGGCCGTGAGAATGCGGAAGAGGCATTACATGAGGGTATTACAAATGTCTGCAATGTGATGAGCCAATTCAAATCGCATATCCAACAGAGCATACTTGTTTCTTCAACCGCTGTTTATGGGCAATCGGATGGCGAATTGATTGATGCGGATACGGAAGCCAAACCGAACAATCAACGTGCGCAATGGCTACTTGATGCTGAACAAACGTGGCTGGCAAGTGGGAATAATTTTAGTGTCGTCAGGCTGGCTGGGATTTATGGGCCTAGGCGCATCATTGGCATGAGTGCGATCCAGGCAGGCAGCCCATTAATTGGGGATCGCGATGCGTATCTCAATCTGATTCATGTTGAGGATGCTGCCGATCTATTGATTCAGATAATGAAACAAGATCGGCTGGCTAACCGGATTGAGCTGGGATGTGATGGCCATCCGATACAACGCAAACAATATTACGCAACGCTTGCAAGATTGATTGCGGCACCAGAACCCGAAGCAATAAGTAACGAAACGGCGGCGGCGCGATTCGGCTTGAATCTCGAACGGCTCAAACGCTCATCATCCAAACAACTCAGCAATGAAATCACATGTCAACGGACCGGGTGGACACCTCGATACACTGATTTTGTTGAGGGTATACGTGATAGCCTCCTCGCCTCTCGCCAGTAG